From a region of the Candidatus Neptunochlamydia vexilliferae genome:
- a CDS encoding glycosyltransferase family 4 protein, which translates to MTILQIVADGNPGGGTTFVLELMGDSPLLTQKNSYAAKLTSAYEIDFFTSRLDLRIPLKINKVIDEVKPDLIHVHGGRAAFFLSFCKKICPIIYTVHGLHGIYQGLRFSKWAERKAMQKADLVTFVSHAEEELALRHNLLRGANHCVIPNGIDPKKLPKRKKPREKLLGFMGRLCDQKDPLFLLKVMDILGPMGYHLRVIGGGEYEEAMRQSPYVTVTGKLPRNAALEKLADVETLLVPSRWEACALVILEGMALEIPIIASRIPAFEEVLSGGPFGTLIDEKDPQKYAEAVLEKKDDTAAAKEHFENHYLWERCVNSYRSIFRDFKKANC; encoded by the coding sequence ATGACAATACTGCAGATTGTTGCCGATGGCAATCCGGGGGGAGGAACGACATTTGTCCTAGAGCTGATGGGAGATAGCCCCCTCCTGACGCAAAAAAACTCCTATGCTGCAAAACTGACCTCAGCCTATGAGATCGATTTCTTTACTTCCCGCCTTGACTTAAGAATCCCCTTAAAAATAAATAAAGTGATCGATGAGGTCAAACCCGATTTGATCCATGTCCATGGAGGACGGGCCGCCTTTTTCTTAAGCTTTTGCAAAAAAATCTGCCCCATTATCTACACCGTTCATGGCCTCCATGGGATTTACCAAGGACTCCGCTTTAGTAAGTGGGCAGAGCGAAAGGCGATGCAAAAAGCCGACCTTGTCACCTTTGTCTCCCATGCAGAGGAGGAGCTTGCTCTTAGGCATAACCTTCTTAGAGGAGCCAACCATTGCGTGATTCCGAATGGGATCGATCCGAAAAAGCTGCCAAAGCGGAAAAAACCTAGGGAAAAACTTCTCGGTTTCATGGGCCGTCTTTGTGACCAAAAAGATCCCCTTTTTCTCCTTAAGGTGATGGACATTTTGGGACCGATGGGATACCACCTGCGCGTCATCGGTGGAGGAGAGTATGAAGAGGCGATGAGGCAAAGCCCTTATGTCACGGTAACGGGGAAACTTCCTCGAAACGCAGCATTAGAAAAGCTTGCCGACGTCGAAACCCTCCTCGTCCCTTCAAGGTGGGAGGCATGTGCCCTTGTTATTTTAGAAGGAATGGCCCTTGAAATCCCCATCATCGCCTCAAGAATTCCTGCTTTTGAAGAGGTTTTAAGTGGTGGCCCTTTTGGAACCCTGATCGATGAAAAAGATCCCCAAAAATATGCCGAGGCGGTCCTTGAAAAAAAGGACGATACTGCAGCGGCAAAAGAGCATTTCGAAAACCACTATTTGTGGGAGCGGTGTGTCAACTCTTATCGCTCTATTTTTCGTGATTTTAAAAAAGCGAATTGTTAA
- a CDS encoding TIGR00153 family protein, translating into MRSTIARIFGKSPFHPLQAHMKKVSSCMKKLTEIFTRLQDKTPEEVEALVKQLSKLEHEADLSKNDIRNHLPKSLFLPIDRAQFLDILSIQDSISDKAEDIGHLLMLYPTKELGDLCDHLHQLFEKNMEAFWDTRSVIKELHELVESSFGGIEAEKVKTIIEKTSRTEYEADKLKHALMKEFFKTAENVKTPVFYLYTRLVEEINQISHISEKLANRIRMILELK; encoded by the coding sequence GTGCGATCCACCATTGCTCGAATTTTTGGAAAGTCCCCTTTCCATCCCCTTCAAGCTCACATGAAGAAGGTGAGCAGCTGTATGAAAAAGCTCACCGAAATCTTCACCCGTCTTCAGGACAAAACCCCCGAAGAGGTTGAAGCGCTTGTCAAGCAGCTTTCCAAGCTGGAGCATGAGGCCGATCTGTCTAAAAATGATATCCGGAACCATCTTCCTAAAAGCCTCTTTTTACCCATAGACCGGGCCCAGTTCTTGGATATCTTATCGATTCAAGATAGTATCTCTGATAAGGCAGAGGATATCGGTCACCTTCTGATGCTCTACCCCACAAAAGAGCTTGGTGATCTGTGTGATCACCTCCATCAGCTTTTTGAAAAAAACATGGAAGCTTTCTGGGATACACGGAGTGTGATCAAAGAGCTCCATGAACTGGTTGAGTCTTCTTTTGGAGGGATCGAAGCGGAAAAGGTAAAGACGATCATCGAAAAAACCTCTCGGACAGAGTATGAAGCCGACAAGTTGAAACATGCGCTGATGAAAGAGTTTTTCAAGACAGCAGAAAATGTCAAAACCCCTGTCTTCTACCTCTATACCCGCCTTGTCGAAGAGATTAATCAGATTTCACATATTTCAGAAAAATTAGCAAACCGTATTCGGATGATCTTGGAACTAAAATAA
- a CDS encoding inorganic phosphate transporter has protein sequence MSVAVILTILVLLAGFYMAWNIGANDVSNAMGTSVGSGALTLFKAVIIAGVLEFCGAFFLGGNVSKTMQQGIVNPDIFAHDPRILLYGMLSALIATAAWLQVASYFGWPVSTTHAIIGALIGFGAVAGGIGAVQWGEVGQIALSWVISPALSGLFAFLIFSTLQRKVLFAMNPIHATRRLIPVLVFTLLFVFALSTLTNGLGSFHIELSLAKVLLIGAGAGTIGGVISMLLLKRKKFPQTQAVSANTSQQVFSLNKAVRHLKRVKFTSKGERREEVGRILRDVEDYAEEVREHSNLYTASSDYKIVEKMFASLQIMSASYIAFAHGANDVANAIGPVAAALDIIRKGGLSLTAHIPAWLLAMGGVGIVVGLATWGWRVMETIGRKITELTPTRGFSAEFGAAITILVASKLGLPISTTHCIVGAVLGVGLARGLSALNLRTLRDIVLSWVITLPSSAIVSILVFYLIRAIFG, from the coding sequence ATGTCCGTTGCTGTCATTTTAACGATCCTTGTTTTGCTTGCTGGGTTCTACATGGCGTGGAACATCGGTGCCAACGATGTTTCCAACGCAATGGGAACTTCGGTGGGATCGGGCGCGCTCACCCTCTTTAAAGCGGTGATCATTGCAGGCGTTTTAGAGTTTTGCGGCGCCTTCTTCTTAGGGGGCAATGTCTCCAAAACGATGCAACAGGGGATCGTCAACCCCGATATTTTTGCCCATGACCCCCGGATCCTCCTCTACGGAATGCTTTCGGCGCTGATTGCCACCGCAGCGTGGCTCCAGGTCGCTTCCTATTTTGGATGGCCCGTTTCAACCACCCACGCGATTATCGGCGCTCTTATTGGCTTTGGCGCTGTGGCTGGTGGTATCGGCGCCGTTCAATGGGGCGAAGTGGGCCAAATTGCCTTGAGTTGGGTCATCTCTCCAGCACTCAGCGGACTCTTTGCTTTCCTTATTTTCAGCACCCTCCAGCGAAAAGTTCTCTTTGCGATGAATCCGATCCATGCCACCCGTCGCCTTATTCCCGTGCTGGTCTTTACCCTCCTCTTTGTCTTTGCCCTCAGCACCCTTACCAATGGACTTGGCTCCTTCCACATCGAGCTTAGCCTCGCTAAAGTTTTGCTAATCGGAGCAGGAGCAGGAACTATTGGTGGAGTGATTAGCATGCTCCTCCTAAAGAGAAAAAAATTCCCCCAGACTCAGGCGGTCTCAGCAAACACTTCCCAGCAAGTCTTTAGCCTAAATAAAGCTGTCCGCCATCTCAAAAGGGTGAAGTTCACTAGTAAAGGAGAGCGGCGTGAAGAGGTGGGACGAATCCTCCGCGATGTGGAGGATTATGCTGAAGAGGTGCGAGAACACTCGAACCTCTACACCGCTAGCTCTGACTATAAAATCGTGGAGAAGATGTTTGCATCCCTTCAGATTATGAGCGCCTCGTACATCGCCTTTGCCCATGGGGCAAACGATGTGGCCAACGCAATCGGCCCAGTGGCTGCCGCTCTTGATATCATCCGAAAAGGGGGGCTTTCCCTCACCGCCCATATTCCCGCCTGGCTCCTTGCCATGGGAGGGGTTGGCATTGTTGTGGGACTTGCGACCTGGGGATGGCGGGTGATGGAAACAATCGGCCGAAAGATTACCGAGCTCACCCCAACACGGGGTTTTAGCGCCGAGTTTGGAGCCGCGATCACCATCCTTGTCGCCTCAAAACTAGGCCTTCCGATCTCAACGACTCACTGTATCGTGGGAGCGGTTCTTGGTGTAGGTCTCGCGCGGGGACTTTCTGCCCTAAACCTCCGCACCCTCCGCGATATCGTCCTTTCCTGGGTGATCACCCTTCCCTCTAGCGCGATCGTCTCGATCCTTGTTTTCTATCTGATCCGGGCGATATTTGGTTAG